CTTCAATCTGGGCCTCTGACTGCTCCTCCATCTGAGTCTCATCAGGTATTATAATTCCGGCTTCTTCCATCACTTTATCTGATACATAGATTGGTGAGGAGAACCGTAGTGCCATCGCAATGGCATCACTGGGCCGGGAATCTACTTCGATAGTTTCACCATTGTTTTCAATGATAAGCTTGGCATAGAACGTCTCATCAACCAAATCACATATTTCTGTTTTAATTAACTTAGATCCCGTTTTCTCAAGGATGTTTTTGGTCAGATCATGGGTAAGTGGTCTTGGAAATGAAACCTGATTAAGCTGAATTGCTATGGACTGCGCCTCAAGCTGTCCAATAGAGATCGGCAAGGTTCTGCTATCGGAAGAACCCTTAAGCA
The sequence above is a segment of the Chitinispirillales bacterium ANBcel5 genome. Coding sequences within it:
- a CDS encoding bifunctional nuclease family protein; amino-acid sequence: MILVEVANTFLVNMGKEFVILLKGSSDSRTLPISIGQLEAQSIAIQLNQVSFPRPLTHDLTKNILEKTGSKLIKTEICDLVDETFYAKLIIENNGETIEVDSRPSDAIAMALRFSSPIYVSDKVMEEAGIIIPDETQMEEQSEAQIEEELANITPLETLQRQLKRAIDEEKYEEAAKVRDQIQKLTRSN